In Chloroflexota bacterium, the following are encoded in one genomic region:
- a CDS encoding Rieske 2Fe-2S domain-containing protein yields the protein MVLTREENEILTRVAPGTPGGELLRRYWLPIAAAQELTDESPTRFVRVLGEDLVLFKDKGGRYGLIQDRCAHRGASLLYGRVEERGIACAYHGWLYDTAGVCLECPAEPPG from the coding sequence ATGGTCCTTACGCGCGAGGAGAACGAAATCTTGACCCGGGTCGCGCCAGGGACGCCTGGGGGTGAGCTGCTTCGGCGGTACTGGCTTCCCATCGCCGCGGCGCAAGAGCTGACGGACGAGTCGCCCACCAGGTTCGTGCGCGTGCTGGGCGAGGATCTCGTCCTATTCAAGGACAAAGGCGGCCGCTACGGCCTGATCCAGGACCGCTGCGCTCACCGAGGAGCATCGCTGCTGTACGGCCGGGTGGAGGAGCGGGGTATCGCCTGCGCCTACCACGGCTGGCTTTACGACACGGCCGGGGTTTGCCTGGAGTGCCCCGCCGAGCCGCCCGGCT